In one Streptomyces sp. NBC_01241 genomic region, the following are encoded:
- a CDS encoding SpoIIE family protein phosphatase, with product MVNRFGRFRSAQGRSLTGKYPRSVAGQVFALQVAVVVLLVAAAVLALVVQSRHDSSAEARSRSVAVAQTFAHSPGLLAALKAPDPSKVLQPLTEAGRKAAGVDFIVVTDTKGIRYTHPRPDLIGKRLVGTIEPSLAGRVYTESVNGPLGREEQAIVPVHDRARKVVALVAAGMKVKSVTGVVARQIPIILGAGAAALAMATAGTALVARRLRRQTHRLGPAEMTRMYEHHDAVLHAVREGVLIISRDGRLLLANDEARRLLDLPLDAEGRHISDLPSLDPGTVELLSSGRTATDEVHLAGNRLLAVNQRSTDRHGGPKGTVATLRDSTELRALSGRAESARERLRLLYDAGLGIGTTLDVAGTAEELAKVAVPRLADFVTVDLADPVLQGDEPTGTDTAMRRTAVRGIRDDHPLYELGHLISFLPSTPQARAFAAGRSELVPDLSAAPGWLAQDPERTRLIVDYGIHSLITVPLKARGVILGMADFWRSEKPQPFEEDDLSLADELAARAAVSIDNARRYTREHDMAVTLQRSLLPRALPEQSALDVAHRYLPALSGVSGDWFDVIPLPGSRVALVVGDVVGHGLHAAATMGRLRTAVHNFSTLDLPPDEILSHLDDLVGRIDQEEAETTADAGIIGATCLYVIYDPVSRHCAMARAGHPLPALVRPDGSVTFPDLPAGPPLGLGGMPFETAELEVAEGTQFVLYTDGLIEDRTRDIDVGIELLRETLACHPDRSPEESCQAVLDALLPSRPKDDVALLIARTRAVPPDHVADWDVPFDPAAVAGIRALVAEKLDDWGLSELAFATELVLSELITNAIRYGSAPVTVRLLYDRTLTCEVADGSSTSPHLRYAAVMDEGGRGLFLVARLTERWGTRYTPQGKVIWAEVALPRSDGSAAGTAWPDILDAEL from the coding sequence CAGTCCCGGCACGACAGCAGCGCGGAGGCGAGAAGCCGTTCCGTCGCCGTCGCGCAGACATTCGCTCACTCACCGGGCCTCCTGGCCGCGCTGAAGGCCCCCGATCCCTCCAAGGTGCTCCAGCCGCTCACCGAGGCGGGGCGGAAGGCGGCCGGCGTCGACTTCATCGTGGTGACGGACACAAAAGGGATCCGCTACACGCACCCCCGGCCGGACCTGATCGGGAAGAGGCTCGTCGGCACCATCGAGCCGTCGCTGGCCGGCCGCGTGTACACCGAGAGCGTCAACGGCCCGCTCGGCCGTGAGGAGCAGGCGATCGTCCCCGTCCATGATCGCGCGCGCAAGGTCGTGGCCCTGGTGGCTGCCGGCATGAAGGTCAAGAGCGTGACCGGCGTGGTGGCACGGCAGATTCCGATCATCCTCGGCGCGGGAGCGGCTGCGCTCGCCATGGCCACGGCCGGGACGGCGCTGGTGGCCAGGCGGCTGCGGCGGCAGACCCACCGTCTGGGCCCTGCCGAGATGACTCGTATGTACGAGCATCACGACGCGGTGCTCCACGCCGTGCGCGAAGGCGTGCTCATCATCAGCAGAGACGGTCGGCTGCTGCTGGCCAACGACGAGGCCAGACGGCTGCTGGATCTGCCGCTCGACGCCGAGGGGCGGCACATCTCGGACTTGCCCAGCCTTGATCCCGGCACGGTGGAACTGCTGAGCTCGGGGCGCACGGCCACGGACGAAGTGCACCTCGCGGGGAACCGACTGCTCGCGGTGAACCAACGGTCCACGGATCGTCACGGTGGTCCCAAGGGGACCGTGGCGACCTTGCGTGACTCCACGGAGCTGCGGGCGCTTTCCGGCAGGGCGGAGAGCGCCCGCGAGCGGCTGCGGCTGCTGTACGACGCCGGTCTCGGCATCGGTACCACCCTCGATGTGGCGGGTACGGCCGAGGAACTGGCCAAGGTCGCGGTCCCCCGGCTCGCCGACTTCGTCACCGTCGATCTGGCCGACCCGGTCCTGCAAGGGGACGAGCCGACCGGTACCGACACGGCCATGCGCCGCACCGCTGTCCGCGGCATCCGGGACGACCATCCGCTCTACGAGCTCGGCCACCTGATCAGCTTCCTCCCCTCCACGCCGCAGGCACGGGCCTTCGCCGCCGGCCGATCGGAGCTGGTGCCCGACCTGTCCGCCGCACCCGGCTGGCTCGCCCAGGACCCGGAGCGGACGCGGCTGATCGTCGATTACGGCATCCATTCGCTCATCACGGTGCCTCTCAAGGCACGGGGCGTCATCCTGGGCATGGCCGACTTCTGGCGCTCCGAGAAGCCCCAGCCGTTCGAGGAGGACGACCTGTCCCTGGCCGACGAACTGGCCGCTCGGGCGGCCGTCAGCATCGACAACGCCCGCCGCTACACCCGTGAGCACGACATGGCCGTGACTCTGCAACGCAGTCTGCTCCCGCGGGCCCTGCCCGAACAGAGCGCGCTCGACGTTGCCCATCGCTACCTGCCCGCACTCTCCGGGGTGAGCGGCGACTGGTTCGACGTGATCCCGCTCCCGGGCAGTCGGGTGGCGCTGGTCGTCGGGGATGTCGTCGGCCACGGCCTGCACGCGGCCGCCACGATGGGACGGCTGCGCACGGCCGTGCACAACTTCTCCACGCTCGACCTGCCGCCCGACGAGATCCTCAGCCATCTGGACGACCTGGTCGGGCGCATCGACCAGGAGGAGGCGGAGACCACCGCCGACGCGGGGATCATCGGAGCCACCTGCCTGTACGTGATCTACGATCCCGTCTCCCGCCACTGCGCCATGGCCCGGGCCGGGCATCCCCTGCCCGCACTGGTCCGGCCCGACGGCAGTGTGACCTTCCCCGACCTGCCGGCCGGCCCGCCCCTGGGCCTGGGGGGGATGCCGTTCGAGACGGCGGAACTGGAAGTGGCGGAGGGCACGCAGTTCGTCCTGTACACCGATGGGCTCATCGAGGACCGCACCCGAGACATCGATGTGGGGATCGAGCTGCTTCGTGAGACCTTGGCGTGCCACCCCGACCGGTCGCCGGAGGAGAGCTGTCAGGCGGTGCTCGACGCGCTCCTGCCGAGCCGGCCGAAGGACGATGTGGCGCTGCTCATCGCCCGGACACGGGCTGTCCCGCCCGACCATGTCGCCGACTGGGACGTACCGTTCGATCCCGCCGCCGTGGCGGGGATACGTGCTCTCGTGGCCGAGAAGCTCGACGACTGGGGTCTGTCCGAGCTCGCGTTCGCCACGGAACTGGTGCTCAGCGAGTTGATCACCAACGCCATCCGCTACGGCTCCGCGCCAGTCACCGTACGACTGCTGTACGACCGCACCCTGACCTGTGAGGTGGCCGACGGAAGCAGCACCTCGCCCCATCTGCGCTATGCCGCAGTGATGGACGAGGGAGGCCGCGGTCTGTTCCTCGTCGCACGACTGACCGAACGCTGGGGCACCCGTTACACCCCCCAGGGAAAGGTCATCTGGGCGGAGGTGGCGCTGCCCCGGTCCGACGGGAGCGCGGCCGGCACGGCGTGGCCGGACATCCTCGACGCCGAACTCTGA